One Synergistaceae bacterium genomic window carries:
- a CDS encoding helix-turn-helix domain-containing protein, with amino-acid sequence MLIAHRIVLNPNNKQATYFARAAGCARFAYNWALAEWKRQYEAWKADSANPKPNQMALRRKLNSIKRTDFP; translated from the coding sequence ATGTTGATAGCGCATAGGATAGTCCTCAATCCGAATAACAAGCAAGCAACATATTTTGCCCGTGCGGCAGGTTGCGCCCGATTTGCATACAATTGGGCGTTGGCTGAATGGAAGCGGCAGTACGAGGCGTGGAAAGCCGACTCTGCAAACCCAAAACCTAACCAGATGGCACTACGGCGCAAACTGAACAGTATCAAACGAACAGACTTTCCA